In Vigna unguiculata cultivar IT97K-499-35 chromosome 3, ASM411807v1, whole genome shotgun sequence, a single genomic region encodes these proteins:
- the LOC114175051 gene encoding uncharacterized protein LOC114175051 — protein sequence MLPESERLPENLYRWKKMVSELGLGYEKIDACPNHCMLYYKENSDKNVCSVCKEPRFKPKTSTNKKDVPCSILRYFPLVPRLQRLYMSKNTSKYMRWHADGVRQDESVMTHPSDAEAWKQFNHTHPTFSQDSQNVRLGLCTDGFNPFSNTGTPYSCWPVFVTPYNLPPSMCMKKEYIFLTLVIPGPKSPGKSLDVNLRPLVDELKVLWDIGVNTFDTWKKQNFIMKAALLWTISDFPAYEMLSGWSTHGRLACPYCMENSKSFGLKYGRKPCWFDCHHQHLPIDHPFRHDRYSFKKSVVENSLPPKHLSGIDILNRVNQLQEINFGLKSTKIKQPGFGRTHNWVKKSIFWELPYWSTNLIRHNLDVMHVEKNVFDNVFNTVMDIKDKTKDNANARQDLKLICRRPRL from the coding sequence ATGCTTCCAGAGTCAGAAAGGTTGCCTGAAAATTTGTATAGATGGAAGAAAATGGTTAGTGAGTTGGGATTAGGATATGAGAAGATAGATGCATGTCCTAATCATTGCATGTTGTATTACAAGGAAAATAGTGACAAGAATGTTTGTTCGGTCTGTAAAGAACCACGATTTAAGCCGAAGACATCTACAAATAAGAAGGATGTTCCTTGCtcgatattgagatattttccCCTTGTTCCAAGACTTCAACGCCTATACATGTCTAAGAATACTTCAAAGTACATGCGTTGGCATGCAGATGGAGTACGTCAAGATGAATCAGTGATGACACATCCATCTGATGCAGAGGCTTGGAAGCAATTTAATCATACACATCCTACATTCTCACAAGATTCTCAGAATGTTAGGCTTGGTCTTTGCACAGATGGTTTTAATCCATTTAGCAATACAGGTACCCCATATTCATGTTGGCCTGTTTTTGTCACACCGTATAATCTTCCACCAAGTATGTGTATGAAAAAGGAATACATATTTCTTACACTTGTGATTCCTGGACCAAAGTCACCTGGTAAAAGTTTAGATGTGAATCTCCGACCTCTAGTTGATGAATTAAAGGTGTTATGGGATATTGGGGTAAACACTTTTGATACatggaaaaaacaaaattttattatgaaagcAGCATTGTTGTGGACAATAAGTGATTTTCCAGCATATGAAATGTTGTCCGGGTGGAGCACTCATGGAAGACTTGCTTGTCCATATTGTATGGAGAATAGTAAATCATTTGGTTTGAAGTATGGTAGGAAGCCTTGTTGGTTTGATTGTCATCATCAACATTTGCCTATTGATCATCCTTTTCGTCATGATCGATACTCTTTTAAGAAGTCTGTAGTAGAAAACTCTTTACCTCCAAAACACTTGAGTGGTATAGATATCTTAAACAGAGTGAATCAACTTCAAGAAATTAACTTTGGCTTGAAATCAACCAAGATAAAGCAGCCCGGCTTTGGTAGAACTCATAACTGGGTAAAGAAAAGCATATTTTGGGAATTGCCTTATTGGTCCACCAATCTAATTCGACATAATTTGGATGTTATGCATGTTGAAAAGAATGTGTTTGACAATGTGTTCAACACTGTTATGGACATAAAGGACAAGACAAAAGACAATGCAAATGCAAGACAAGATTTGAAGTTGATATGCAGACGTCCTAGGTTATAG